One window of the Runella slithyformis DSM 19594 genome contains the following:
- a CDS encoding CaiB/BaiF CoA transferase family protein: protein MTNEFFKDQLKVVELASVLAGPAVGMFFAELGAEVLKIENKKTGGDMTRSWKLPSEEAASPFSAYYASVNWNKKTYLLDLEEAHDREQAHALLRDADIVISNYRTKVAEKLGVDYATLAERNPTLIFAQLNAFDAHSERPAFDVVLQAEAGFLYMNGEADGPPVKMPVALIDVLAAHQLKEGILLALLRRTHTGKGAYVSVSLFDSAVASLANQATNWLMAGHIPQRMGTQHPTIAPYGDMYQCKDGKSIVLAAGTEKHFQQLCEVLGLSELLTETSFSTNAARVRNRVSLNSRLAEKIVHWKAESLLGKLEERSVPAAVIRTLQEVFELPAAQAMVLEEILPDGTVSKRVKTVAFEVDERSLKFIS, encoded by the coding sequence ATGACGAATGAATTTTTTAAAGATCAGCTCAAAGTAGTTGAATTGGCAAGTGTTTTGGCAGGCCCTGCCGTCGGAATGTTTTTTGCCGAATTGGGGGCTGAAGTACTGAAAATAGAAAATAAAAAAACGGGCGGGGACATGACGCGTTCATGGAAACTTCCGTCTGAAGAGGCGGCTTCTCCGTTTTCGGCCTATTACGCAAGTGTTAACTGGAATAAAAAAACATATCTGCTTGATTTAGAAGAAGCCCACGACCGTGAGCAGGCGCACGCATTGCTCCGGGATGCCGATATCGTGATCAGTAACTACCGAACGAAGGTAGCCGAAAAGCTGGGCGTTGACTATGCAACGCTCGCTGAGCGTAACCCAACATTGATCTTTGCTCAACTGAATGCATTTGATGCCCACAGCGAACGGCCCGCTTTTGATGTAGTGCTTCAGGCCGAAGCCGGGTTTCTGTATATGAACGGTGAAGCTGACGGCCCGCCCGTCAAAATGCCGGTAGCCTTGATTGATGTCTTGGCGGCGCATCAGTTAAAAGAAGGTATTTTATTGGCGTTACTGCGCCGAACTCACACCGGCAAAGGGGCGTATGTCTCGGTTTCTTTATTTGATTCGGCAGTAGCGTCGTTGGCCAATCAGGCAACCAATTGGCTGATGGCGGGGCATATTCCCCAACGAATGGGAACGCAGCATCCTACCATTGCGCCTTATGGAGATATGTATCAGTGTAAGGACGGAAAGTCTATCGTACTGGCGGCAGGCACCGAAAAGCATTTTCAACAGCTCTGTGAAGTATTGGGTTTGTCCGAGTTATTGACCGAAACATCGTTTAGTACCAACGCGGCCCGCGTCAGAAATCGAGTCTCCCTGAATAGCCGGTTGGCAGAAAAAATTGTTCATTGGAAGGCAGAATCATTGCTTGGTAAGCTGGAAGAAAGAAGTGTTCCTGCGGCAGTGATCCGTACCCTGCAGGAGGTGTTTGAATTGCCGGCCGCTCAGGCGATGGTCTTAGAGGAAATACTGCCGGACGGAACTGTCAGCAAAAGGGTCAAAACGGTGGCATTTGAGGTGGATGAACGTTCACTAAAGTTTATTTCTTAA
- a CDS encoding CPBP family glutamic-type intramembrane protease, which yields MGADLSKLTDIQLFIVVVLVVPIIETLIFQYSIIKLSKRIFKNENIGIVISALFFSISHSYNWLYVINMLFTGIIFGYCFIDRYCQRLYNTACLRRFKTQ from the coding sequence ATGGGGGCTGATTTGTCTAAACTTACAGATATACAGTTATTTATTGTAGTAGTATTAGTAGTACCTATAATAGAAACACTAATTTTTCAATATAGTATTATAAAATTATCTAAGCGAATTTTCAAAAACGAAAATATTGGAATAGTAATATCTGCATTATTTTTTTCAATTAGTCACTCTTATAACTGGCTTTATGTAATCAATATGCTATTTACTGGGATTATTTTTGGTTATTGTTTCATTGACAGATATTGCCAAAGACTTTACAATACCGCCTGCCTCAGGCGCTTCAAAACCCAATGA
- a CDS encoding helix-turn-helix domain-containing protein: MPLTEQIQRYRKLHHLISKGTTESPKQLAVKLGVTERQVYNYLKELRDMNIPIEYDPVWQTYYYTQPLHFEFTYGITPLSNTDLTHIDGGYIAASHAEKIISPLKFYFIDSDLCLQRHESTVGQHRPQ, encoded by the coding sequence ATGCCATTAACTGAACAAATTCAACGATATAGGAAATTACATCACCTTATCAGCAAAGGCACCACAGAAAGCCCCAAACAACTTGCCGTGAAATTGGGCGTAACCGAACGGCAGGTGTACAACTATTTAAAAGAGCTGCGCGACATGAATATCCCTATTGAATATGACCCCGTTTGGCAAACCTACTATTATACCCAACCGCTACATTTTGAGTTTACTTACGGTATTACGCCCCTCAGCAATACCGACCTCACCCACATCGACGGAGGCTATATTGCAGCAAGCCACGCTGAAAAAATAATCAGTCCACTGAAATTTTATTTCATTGACTCTGATTTATGTTTACAACGTCATGAAAGCACCGTTGGCCAACACCGCCCCCAATGA
- the coaE gene encoding dephospho-CoA kinase (Dephospho-CoA kinase (CoaE) performs the final step in coenzyme A biosynthesis.), translating into MLQIGVTGGIGSGKSMVCRIFSALGVPVYYADERAKWLLNHDHQLQRSVIELLGNEAYTANSTYNRAWVASQVFQNPSLLQQLNAIVHPRVREDTEAWMKQNAAAPYVVKEAAIMAKAGQNNALDKVIVVDAPVALRVTRVLQRDPQRSEKEIRDIIARQISDKERRQIADYVIYNDESKLLIPQVWKLHLLFKK; encoded by the coding sequence ATGCTTCAAATCGGTGTGACAGGCGGTATTGGCTCAGGCAAGAGCATGGTATGTCGGATTTTTTCGGCGTTGGGAGTACCCGTCTACTACGCCGATGAGCGCGCCAAATGGCTGCTGAATCACGACCACCAACTCCAACGTTCTGTGATTGAATTATTGGGTAATGAGGCGTATACAGCCAACAGCACCTATAACCGCGCCTGGGTAGCGAGTCAAGTCTTTCAAAATCCTTCCCTGCTGCAACAACTGAATGCCATTGTTCATCCACGAGTAAGAGAAGATACCGAAGCATGGATGAAACAAAATGCGGCGGCTCCCTACGTGGTAAAAGAAGCCGCCATCATGGCCAAAGCGGGCCAAAACAACGCCCTGGATAAAGTGATCGTGGTCGATGCTCCCGTGGCCCTGCGCGTAACCCGCGTATTACAGCGCGACCCCCAGCGCTCCGAAAAAGAAATCCGCGACATTATTGCCCGACAAATCTCCGACAAAGAGCGCCGACAAATCGCCGACTATGTAATCTACAATGACGAAAGTAAATTGCTGATTCCGCAAGTGTGGAAACTGCATTTATTGTTTAAGAAATAA